From Hymenobacter sedentarius, a single genomic window includes:
- a CDS encoding D-alanine--D-alanine ligase family protein, with the protein MKIGIFFGGTSREREISFAGGRTVFDNLDKALFQPVPIFVDSLGQFILLDWQFIYKGTIRDFYPPVESQPASVHHLQVYIESLGELSHEEWFHAIMKVGRQVQVEELPQLMDFAFLALHGPGGEDGAIQGMLEWLGIPYSGSGILPSAFGIDKIAQKNLLHALNRPTPNFRVIKAEEWDTTDHAATLAYLVRELGLPLVLKAPRQGSSIGVSILKTDNLAKFEAAIDRSLFRKLVTREDWLRLGEQDKLAWVQHLTDIREGIGLPVVFDDETAPIYHPETLLFALNERLESAEQVLLTNVDGETQVLVESFVAGREFSCIVVEDPNGLPLALPPTEIVKGEEMFDYRSKYLPGLARKVTPIDLPEAKIQEIREACEEMFRTFGFQVYARLDGFVGHDGKLFLNDPNTTSGMLPASFFFHQAAEIGLNPSQFLTYLIRTSLAARRRAGLRPVKLAQLLAKLDEAVAGRQHEATERIRVAVIMGGYSSERHISVESGRNIYEKLSSSAKYAPVPVFLTGSADEHKLYVLPVNVMLKDNADDIREKIEHAEAGEAPHPILERIRREASVITSTYAGQALAQPRRISFEELAQLADEVFIALHGRPGEDGALQQQLEKLHLPYNGSGVASSSVTINKFETNERLRKAGLLVADHRMAPKLEWQADAESFYRSLETQFAYPFIAKPADDGCSSAVKKIKNRLELEAFCQLIFRTEEDLLSGPAAVLHLGFKEEFPRKDAFLVETLISRDGAAHFLEITGGLLTSYDEQGQLKIEVFEASEALATGEVLSLEEKFLAGEGQNITPARYASDSAERQRISDEVKAVLRRVAEVLDIQGYARIDAFVRVRQQGQVEVLIIEVNSLPGMTPATCIFHQTALAGYTPYQFIDRILEFGKARVERASHVPTPLLS; encoded by the coding sequence ATGAAAATTGGCATTTTTTTCGGGGGCACTTCGCGCGAGCGGGAAATTTCTTTCGCCGGCGGCCGCACCGTCTTTGATAATCTAGATAAGGCCCTGTTCCAACCGGTGCCCATCTTCGTGGATAGCCTTGGGCAGTTTATTCTGCTCGACTGGCAGTTTATTTACAAGGGCACCATCCGGGACTTTTACCCGCCCGTGGAGTCGCAGCCGGCCTCCGTGCACCACCTGCAGGTATACATCGAAAGCCTGGGCGAATTGAGCCACGAGGAGTGGTTTCACGCCATTATGAAGGTGGGCCGGCAGGTGCAGGTAGAGGAGCTGCCGCAGCTCATGGACTTCGCGTTTCTGGCCCTGCACGGGCCGGGCGGCGAAGACGGCGCCATTCAAGGCATGCTGGAGTGGCTGGGCATCCCCTACTCCGGCTCCGGCATTCTGCCCTCGGCCTTCGGCATCGACAAGATTGCGCAGAAAAACCTGCTGCACGCCCTGAACCGGCCCACGCCCAATTTCCGCGTCATCAAGGCCGAGGAATGGGACACCACCGACCACGCCGCCACGCTCGCCTACCTGGTGCGCGAGCTGGGCTTGCCGCTGGTACTCAAGGCGCCGCGCCAGGGCTCGAGCATCGGCGTGAGCATTCTCAAAACCGACAACCTCGCCAAGTTTGAGGCCGCTATCGACCGTAGTTTATTCCGCAAACTCGTGACCCGCGAAGACTGGCTGCGCCTCGGCGAGCAGGACAAGCTGGCTTGGGTGCAGCACCTTACCGACATCCGCGAGGGCATCGGCCTGCCGGTGGTGTTCGACGACGAAACCGCGCCCATCTACCACCCCGAAACCCTGCTCTTCGCCCTCAACGAGCGGCTGGAAAGCGCCGAGCAGGTGCTCCTGACCAACGTAGACGGCGAAACCCAGGTGCTGGTGGAAAGCTTCGTGGCCGGACGCGAGTTCAGCTGCATTGTGGTAGAAGACCCCAACGGCCTGCCGCTGGCCCTGCCGCCCACGGAGATTGTGAAGGGCGAGGAGATGTTCGACTACCGCTCGAAGTACCTGCCCGGCCTGGCCCGGAAAGTCACGCCGATTGATTTGCCGGAGGCGAAGATTCAGGAAATCCGCGAGGCCTGCGAGGAGATGTTCCGCACGTTCGGCTTCCAGGTATATGCCCGTCTCGATGGCTTTGTGGGTCACGATGGCAAACTGTTTTTGAATGACCCGAACACCACTTCGGGCATGTTGCCGGCGTCGTTCTTCTTCCACCAGGCAGCGGAAATCGGGCTGAATCCTTCACAGTTTCTCACCTACCTCATTCGTACGTCGCTCGCGGCGCGCCGCCGCGCCGGCCTGCGCCCGGTGAAGCTGGCGCAACTGCTGGCCAAGCTGGACGAAGCCGTAGCCGGCCGCCAGCACGAGGCCACCGAGCGCATTCGGGTGGCCGTGATAATGGGCGGCTACTCGTCGGAGCGCCACATTTCGGTGGAAAGCGGCCGCAACATCTACGAGAAGCTCAGCTCCTCGGCCAAGTACGCGCCGGTGCCCGTGTTCCTCACCGGCTCGGCCGACGAGCACAAGCTCTACGTGCTGCCCGTGAACGTGATGCTGAAGGACAACGCCGACGACATCCGCGAGAAAATTGAGCACGCCGAAGCCGGCGAGGCTCCGCACCCGATTCTCGAACGCATCCGCCGCGAGGCCAGCGTCATCACCAGCACCTACGCGGGCCAGGCCCTGGCCCAGCCGCGCCGCATTTCTTTCGAAGAGTTAGCTCAACTCGCCGATGAGGTGTTCATTGCCCTGCACGGCCGGCCCGGCGAAGACGGCGCCCTGCAGCAGCAGCTCGAGAAGCTCCACCTGCCCTACAATGGCTCGGGCGTGGCCAGCAGCAGCGTCACCATCAACAAGTTCGAAACCAACGAGCGCCTGCGCAAAGCCGGCCTGCTCGTGGCCGACCACCGCATGGCCCCCAAGCTGGAGTGGCAGGCCGACGCCGAAAGCTTCTACCGCTCGCTCGAAACCCAGTTCGCCTACCCCTTCATCGCCAAGCCCGCCGACGACGGCTGCTCTTCGGCGGTAAAGAAAATCAAAAACCGGCTGGAGCTGGAGGCTTTCTGCCAGTTGATTTTCCGCACCGAAGAGGACTTACTCTCCGGCCCGGCCGCGGTGCTGCATCTGGGCTTTAAGGAGGAGTTTCCGCGCAAGGATGCCTTCCTGGTCGAAACCCTCATCAGCCGCGATGGGGCCGCGCACTTCCTGGAAATCACGGGCGGCCTTCTCACGTCGTACGACGAGCAGGGTCAGCTCAAGATTGAGGTGTTCGAGGCCAGCGAGGCCTTGGCTACCGGCGAGGTGCTGAGCCTCGAGGAGAAGTTCCTGGCCGGTGAGGGCCAGAACATTACCCCCGCCCGCTACGCCTCTGACTCCGCCGAGCGCCAGCGCATCTCCGACGAGGTGAAGGCCGTGCTGCGCCGCGTGGCCGAGGTGCTCGACATACAAGGCTACGCCCGTATCGATGCGTTTGTGCGCGTGCGCCAGCAGGGCCAGGTAGAGGTGCTCATTATCGAAGTCAACTCCCTGCCCGGCATGACGCCCGCCACCTGCATTTTCCACCAAACCGCCCTGGCCGGCTACACGCCCTACCAGTTTATCGACCGGATTCTGGAGTTTGGCAAGGCCCGGGTGGAACGAGCAAGTCATGTCCCCACTCCCCTCCTTAGCTAA
- a CDS encoding PASTA domain-containing protein, which yields MAFLSSDTPLDVLKHLLLILAVGVVLVLGFFYVYLPVSTHHGETITVPKVTGMNVADLENYLDERKLAYFVDDSSYSPNIRPFTVLVQDPAPGEKVKEGRKIYLQVSMKNPPVIKMPKLTDGSMKNAQLILNSYDLVVGQIQLVPDLAQNAVLKQLVNGKEIAPGAPIAKGTRVDLVVGDGQGNQTFPVPKLVDMPEDEAITLLIGQGLQKGEVFELPAEAGQTPGTVVRQRPIYGPDATIRMGQLVDIWVAK from the coding sequence ATGGCTTTCCTTTCTTCAGATACTCCGCTCGACGTTCTCAAGCACCTACTGCTCATTCTGGCCGTGGGGGTAGTGCTTGTGCTGGGCTTCTTTTACGTTTACCTGCCCGTGAGCACCCACCACGGCGAAACCATCACGGTACCCAAGGTGACGGGCATGAACGTGGCCGACCTGGAAAACTACCTCGACGAGCGCAAACTGGCCTATTTCGTGGACGACTCCAGCTACAGCCCCAACATCCGGCCGTTTACGGTGCTGGTGCAGGACCCCGCGCCCGGCGAAAAAGTGAAGGAAGGCCGCAAAATCTACCTGCAGGTGAGCATGAAGAACCCGCCGGTAATTAAGATGCCCAAGCTCACCGACGGTTCGATGAAAAACGCCCAGCTCATCCTCAACAGCTACGACCTGGTGGTGGGCCAAATCCAGCTGGTGCCCGACCTGGCGCAGAATGCCGTGCTCAAGCAATTGGTCAACGGCAAGGAAATAGCCCCCGGCGCCCCCATTGCCAAAGGCACCCGGGTAGACTTGGTGGTGGGCGACGGTCAGGGCAACCAAACCTTCCCCGTGCCTAAACTGGTGGACATGCCCGAAGACGAAGCCATTACCCTGCTCATTGGCCAGGGCCTGCAAAAAGGCGAAGTATTTGAGTTGCCCGCCGAGGCAGGCCAGACGCCCGGCACGGTGGTGCGCCAGCGCCCCATTTACGGCCCCGACGCCACCATCCGCATGGGCCAGCTAGTGGATATCTGGGTGGCTAAATAA
- a CDS encoding T9SS type A sorting domain-containing protein: MTTLFRKYGCRLLPALLLAAGTASAQVAPALPLAADPARAAYAPSAAERLALRRGTTALALPFFDDFTSPLEGRPKVQNWLPTGGALVSNRLAVQPLTRGAATLDGLRANGQSYSGVINSSYGTIDSLTSQPINLGGLSTSDQVYLSFGWQAGSIVGVPNGNTSSTPVRLELFLKTNTGTWESAWVYRSARQRTPFKQQVIDLNAAKYLHGDFQFMFIASGNTSDNSDGFSVDYVVLDRGRTRGLADTTFVDIATSAGLRGGNPSGGLRSPLRRFAAMPVWQFNAAAPPTSELNPRLGVNISNLNAGLLPIPINVFGTVRELPAGAPLGNWLQASRALPVNPRQDSVTGHANRVAVPTSGTPKTLRYTLALNTQEGNPRTLPNDTIFRDVELNNYYAYDDGTAENITQLIPYSTGQASAFAYRFDLNQPDYVRALRLYPVFTASDRASRSVTVSVWDDASGQPNPVPRAAKTVVMPNPLPTGWQYFEVTFDQPVRVTGSFYVGFSQPSQGRDLHYGLDLNSTFPAKHLWRRDNTGAWDTANFVPRGTAPRGALMMRPVMTNNVATATAAAREAAAYSLYPNPAHGTVSIAGPAFARAAVLDAVGRTIWEQPTAQAGQPKLTLPFLPAGVYTVRLTLADGRTVGRRLLLE, encoded by the coding sequence ATGACAACACTTTTCCGCAAGTATGGCTGCCGTCTGCTGCCGGCGCTGCTTTTGGCTGCCGGAACGGCTTCGGCCCAGGTAGCCCCGGCCCTGCCCCTGGCCGCCGACCCCGCCCGGGCCGCTTACGCCCCTTCGGCCGCCGAACGCCTGGCCCTGCGGCGCGGCACCACGGCCCTGGCCCTGCCTTTCTTCGACGACTTTACCTCGCCCCTCGAAGGCCGGCCCAAGGTGCAAAACTGGCTGCCCACCGGGGGCGCCCTGGTGAGCAACCGCCTGGCGGTGCAGCCCCTCACCCGCGGGGCCGCCACCCTCGACGGCCTCCGGGCCAACGGGCAGAGCTACAGCGGCGTTATCAACAGCTCCTACGGCACCATCGACTCGCTGACGTCGCAACCCATTAACCTGGGCGGCCTCAGCACCAGCGACCAGGTGTACCTCAGCTTTGGCTGGCAAGCCGGCAGCATTGTGGGCGTGCCCAACGGCAACACCAGCAGCACGCCCGTGCGCCTGGAGCTCTTTCTGAAAACCAATACCGGCACCTGGGAATCGGCGTGGGTGTACCGCAGCGCCCGCCAGCGCACGCCTTTCAAGCAGCAGGTAATTGACCTGAACGCGGCTAAGTACCTGCACGGCGACTTCCAGTTTATGTTTATCGCCAGCGGCAATACGTCCGACAACAGCGACGGCTTCAGCGTGGACTACGTGGTGCTGGACCGCGGCCGCACGCGCGGCCTCGCCGACACCACTTTCGTCGACATTGCCACCAGCGCGGGCCTGCGCGGCGGCAACCCCTCGGGGGGGCTGCGCAGCCCGTTGCGCCGGTTCGCGGCAATGCCGGTGTGGCAGTTCAACGCCGCCGCCCCGCCCACCAGCGAGCTCAACCCTCGCCTGGGCGTGAACATCAGCAACCTGAACGCGGGCTTGCTGCCCATTCCCATCAATGTATTCGGCACCGTGCGGGAGCTGCCCGCAGGCGCGCCACTCGGCAACTGGCTGCAAGCCAGCCGCGCGTTGCCCGTCAACCCCCGCCAGGACAGCGTGACGGGCCACGCCAACCGCGTAGCCGTGCCCACCTCCGGCACGCCCAAAACCCTGCGCTACACCCTGGCCCTCAACACGCAGGAAGGCAACCCGCGCACGCTGCCCAACGACACGATTTTTCGGGACGTGGAGCTGAATAATTATTACGCCTACGACGATGGCACGGCCGAAAACATCACCCAGCTCATTCCCTACTCCACGGGGCAGGCCTCGGCGTTTGCCTACCGCTTCGACCTCAACCAGCCCGACTACGTGCGTGCCCTGCGCCTGTACCCGGTGTTCACCGCCTCGGACCGCGCCAGCCGGTCGGTGACCGTGAGCGTGTGGGACGATGCCTCGGGCCAGCCCAACCCCGTGCCCCGCGCGGCCAAGACGGTGGTAATGCCCAACCCCCTGCCCACGGGGTGGCAGTATTTTGAAGTCACCTTCGACCAGCCCGTTCGCGTGACGGGCAGCTTTTACGTGGGCTTCTCGCAGCCGTCGCAGGGCCGCGACCTGCACTACGGCCTCGACCTGAACAGCACTTTCCCAGCCAAGCACCTCTGGCGCCGCGACAACACCGGTGCCTGGGACACCGCCAACTTTGTTCCCCGGGGCACAGCGCCGCGCGGCGCCCTGATGATGCGCCCCGTGATGACCAATAACGTGGCCACCGCCACCGCCGCGGCCCGCGAAGCGGCGGCCTACAGTCTCTACCCTAACCCTGCGCACGGCACCGTCAGTATTGCCGGCCCGGCCTTTGCCCGCGCGGCCGTGCTCGATGCCGTGGGCCGCACCATTTGGGAGCAGCCCACCGCGCAGGCGGGCCAGCCCAAGCTCACCCTGCCCTTCTTGCCGGCCGGCGTTTACACCGTTCGGCTCACTTTGGCCGATGGCCGTACTGTTGGGCGGCGCCTCCTGCTGGAATGA
- a CDS encoding fasciclin domain-containing protein, giving the protein MNLKPFLATLALSAAIAAPAFAQDVVKAKSDAEKTKTKVDGTTTKTKMADDGKMKVKGKSDAGDKMKAKTKPRADGTMSGSATSSGDMGTGATGTGAAGATGMGATGTGATGTGATGAGAMGTGTGGVMVGGAMMTADKDIVDNAAGSSDHTTLVAAVKAAGLAETLKGAGPFTVFAPTNAAFDKLPAGTMNSLVTPGMKPTLTKILTYHVVPGRYTAGNLTPGQVLTTVEGEQLIVMKNGNGVMIKDAKGGMARVTIPDVISSNGVTHVIDTVLMPAK; this is encoded by the coding sequence ATGAACCTCAAACCTTTCTTAGCTACTCTAGCCCTGAGCGCAGCCATTGCCGCGCCTGCATTCGCCCAGGATGTGGTGAAAGCCAAGAGCGACGCCGAAAAAACCAAAACGAAGGTCGATGGGACGACGACCAAAACCAAAATGGCCGACGATGGCAAGATGAAAGTCAAAGGCAAATCGGATGCCGGCGACAAAATGAAAGCGAAGACCAAGCCTCGCGCCGATGGCACGATGAGCGGCTCGGCCACTAGCTCCGGCGATATGGGCACGGGCGCCACCGGAACCGGGGCTGCCGGAGCCACCGGAATGGGTGCCACTGGAACCGGCGCTACCGGCACAGGTGCCACGGGTGCCGGAGCCATGGGCACCGGCACGGGCGGCGTGATGGTGGGCGGCGCCATGATGACCGCAGATAAAGACATCGTAGACAATGCCGCGGGTAGCTCCGACCACACCACGCTGGTGGCTGCCGTGAAAGCCGCCGGCCTGGCCGAAACCCTGAAAGGCGCCGGCCCCTTCACGGTATTTGCCCCCACCAACGCCGCGTTTGACAAGCTGCCCGCCGGCACCATGAACTCGCTGGTGACCCCCGGGATGAAACCCACGCTCACCAAAATCCTGACCTACCACGTAGTGCCCGGCCGCTACACCGCCGGCAATCTTACGCCCGGCCAGGTGCTCACCACCGTGGAAGGCGAGCAGCTGATTGTGATGAAGAATGGCAACGGGGTAATGATTAAGGATGCCAAAGGTGGCATGGCCCGCGTGACCATTCCCGACGTTATTTCCAGCAACGGCGTAACCCACGTTATCGATACTGTGCTGATGCCAGCTAAATAA
- a CDS encoding IPT/TIG domain-containing protein: MKHFSFSNAHGRLGNKINQFATALGLMVAVSSAQAADLASITCAKASIHAAALRGVTAVPTITSFTPTSGTGGAVGTGTLVTITGTDFTGATAVKLNGVAATSFAVVDAQTITFTVPATATNGTISVTTPDGTATSTGIFYLPPTLSTSSGLTPNARVAGGPDITLTIKGTNFTPASTVDFNGVSYTQTSSTATSLVVTIPSTALATAGSFPVTVTSAGGTSNSLTFIVSNPSTAGAFENIEKGAKGGYAVDTVGLASGIWTFSDALIGTSFADRFNGLKSARIRAGFIRMDFDKPTGAGVVTVNAALYGNDASTSFILEKSTDGGATFTTVPGAPAALTATLTPYTFTVNQVGNVRFRISNTTTTVTAPATLPRINVDDISITNFALAPTIASFTPTSAAAGTTVTVTGTDFTGATALTLNGVAVTGFTVVNATTLTFVVPVGATSGTLAVTTPFGTATSTGTLTFIADNPAPTIASITPATAVAGSGALTLTVNGTNFISGSVVNFNGTALTTTYVSATQLTAAVPATAVATAGTFNVSVTNAAPGGGTSANATFSVTVPAPTITSFTPTSGLAAATVTITGTDFTGATAVTLNGVAITGYTVVDAQTITFAVPATATSGVIAVTTPTGTATSTTSFTVIAPNPVATITTLAPATAIAGAAAQTLTVNGTNFLATSVVNFNGAALTTTYVSATQLTAALSASALTTAGAYNVTVTNPAPGGGTSAAATFTVTVPAPTIASFTPASALPGTLVTVTGTDFTGATAVTLNGVAITGFTVVSATSLTFTVPAAATSGAIAVTTPTGTATSTTTFTVLVPNPVPTISGIAPATTVAGSAAFTLTVDGTNFITGSTVTFNGVALTTTYVSATQLTAAVPASAVATAGSYLVTVTNAAPGGGTTAGFTFVVTAAAPTIASFTPTTGGPTTTVTITGTNFTGATAVTIGSFAVTSFTVDSPTSITLVLPTGTGSVSGFIAVVTPGGTATSTATFNLVSVTLASKNLPGLSVYPNPFQDRVTVALPGSGAAQVALRDLTGRVVVPMAALAADKQLLLPSSLAAGSYLLEVRQGNVTAVRRIQKQ; this comes from the coding sequence ATGAAACACTTTTCCTTTTCTAATGCCCATGGGCGTTTAGGAAACAAAATCAATCAATTTGCCACCGCACTGGGGCTGATGGTTGCTGTTTCCTCAGCCCAAGCCGCGGACCTGGCTTCCATTACTTGCGCCAAGGCCAGCATTCACGCGGCCGCGTTGCGGGGCGTAACGGCGGTGCCTACCATCACCAGCTTCACCCCCACTTCGGGAACGGGCGGCGCAGTAGGCACCGGCACGCTGGTTACCATTACGGGCACCGACTTTACGGGCGCAACCGCTGTGAAGCTCAACGGGGTGGCTGCTACCAGCTTCGCTGTAGTGGATGCCCAAACCATCACCTTTACTGTACCGGCCACGGCTACTAATGGCACCATTTCCGTCACTACTCCAGACGGGACAGCTACTAGCACTGGAATCTTCTACCTGCCGCCTACCCTTTCCACATCGTCGGGACTCACCCCTAATGCCCGGGTAGCCGGAGGCCCCGATATTACGCTGACTATTAAGGGCACGAACTTTACTCCTGCTTCGACGGTCGATTTTAACGGGGTAAGCTACACCCAGACCAGCAGCACGGCAACTTCGCTGGTTGTAACTATCCCATCCACGGCTTTGGCCACTGCAGGCAGTTTCCCGGTTACCGTCACGAGCGCAGGCGGCACCTCAAACAGTCTCACCTTCATTGTGAGTAACCCCAGCACAGCCGGTGCCTTTGAGAATATTGAAAAGGGTGCCAAAGGAGGTTACGCGGTTGACACGGTGGGCTTGGCTAGTGGAATCTGGACCTTCTCCGATGCTCTCATCGGCACCTCCTTTGCTGATAGGTTTAACGGCCTGAAATCGGCCCGTATCCGGGCTGGCTTCATCCGCATGGACTTTGACAAGCCGACCGGCGCAGGTGTAGTAACCGTAAATGCGGCCCTGTACGGCAACGACGCATCCACTAGCTTCATCCTTGAAAAATCGACCGATGGCGGTGCTACTTTCACTACGGTCCCCGGTGCTCCAGCGGCCCTCACGGCTACGCTCACGCCCTATACCTTCACGGTGAACCAAGTTGGCAACGTGCGTTTCCGCATTAGCAACACCACCACCACTGTCACTGCCCCCGCTACCCTTCCCCGCATCAACGTTGATGACATCTCCATCACCAACTTCGCATTAGCACCTACCATCGCCAGCTTCACGCCTACCTCGGCGGCAGCCGGCACCACGGTTACGGTGACGGGCACGGATTTCACCGGCGCCACGGCTCTGACGCTCAATGGTGTGGCCGTCACCGGCTTCACCGTGGTTAATGCCACCACCCTCACCTTCGTGGTGCCGGTTGGCGCTACCAGTGGTACCCTGGCCGTTACCACGCCTTTCGGCACGGCTACCAGCACCGGCACGTTGACGTTCATCGCCGACAACCCGGCCCCGACCATTGCGAGCATCACGCCCGCCACGGCCGTAGCCGGCAGCGGCGCGTTGACTCTGACCGTTAACGGCACCAACTTCATCAGCGGGTCGGTCGTGAACTTCAACGGCACGGCCCTGACTACCACGTACGTGTCCGCCACCCAGCTCACCGCAGCGGTTCCGGCTACGGCCGTTGCTACGGCGGGTACTTTCAACGTTAGCGTAACGAATGCCGCTCCTGGCGGCGGCACTTCGGCCAATGCCACGTTCAGCGTTACCGTTCCGGCGCCTACCATCACGAGCTTCACGCCCACCAGCGGCCTGGCCGCCGCCACGGTTACCATCACCGGCACGGACTTCACCGGCGCTACCGCCGTTACGCTGAATGGCGTTGCCATCACCGGCTACACCGTGGTTGATGCGCAGACCATCACGTTTGCCGTGCCCGCTACGGCTACGTCCGGCGTTATCGCCGTGACTACCCCCACGGGTACTGCCACCAGCACCACCAGCTTCACGGTAATTGCGCCCAACCCGGTGGCTACCATCACGACCCTGGCACCGGCTACCGCCATCGCGGGCGCAGCAGCTCAAACCCTCACCGTGAATGGCACCAATTTCCTGGCCACCTCGGTGGTGAACTTTAATGGAGCGGCCCTGACCACCACGTACGTATCGGCTACGCAGCTCACCGCGGCCCTGTCGGCTTCGGCCCTAACCACCGCCGGTGCTTACAACGTGACGGTGACCAACCCGGCTCCCGGCGGCGGCACCTCGGCGGCTGCCACCTTCACCGTAACCGTGCCTGCTCCGACCATCGCCAGCTTCACGCCGGCCAGCGCCCTGCCCGGCACGCTCGTAACCGTAACCGGTACCGATTTTACCGGCGCGACGGCTGTTACCCTGAACGGGGTCGCCATCACCGGCTTCACGGTGGTAAGCGCCACCAGCCTGACCTTCACGGTACCAGCCGCAGCCACCTCGGGCGCCATTGCAGTGACCACGCCTACTGGCACGGCCACCAGCACCACTACGTTCACGGTGCTGGTGCCCAATCCGGTTCCCACCATTTCGGGCATTGCCCCCGCCACCACCGTGGCCGGCAGCGCCGCCTTCACCCTGACCGTGGACGGCACCAACTTCATCACCGGCTCGACGGTGACGTTTAACGGTGTGGCTCTGACTACCACGTATGTATCGGCCACGCAGCTCACGGCCGCGGTACCGGCTTCGGCCGTCGCCACCGCCGGCAGCTACCTCGTAACGGTAACTAACGCGGCCCCCGGCGGCGGTACCACCGCTGGTTTCACGTTTGTGGTAACGGCTGCTGCGCCCACCATTGCGAGCTTCACGCCCACCACGGGCGGCCCCACCACTACCGTTACCATCACCGGCACCAACTTTACGGGTGCTACTGCCGTCACGATTGGCAGCTTCGCGGTTACTTCCTTCACGGTAGACTCGCCCACGAGCATCACCTTGGTGTTGCCCACGGGCACGGGCAGCGTAAGCGGCTTCATCGCGGTGGTTACGCCTGGTGGCACCGCTACCAGCACGGCTACGTTCAACCTGGTTTCGGTCACGCTGGCCAGCAAGAACCTGCCCGGCCTGTCGGTTTACCCCAACCCCTTCCAGGACCGTGTAACGGTGGCCCTGCCCGGTTCGGGCGCTGCCCAGGTCGCCCTGCGTGACCTCACCGGCCGCGTAGTGGTGCCCATGGCGGCCCTGGCAGCTGACAAGCAATTGCTGTTGCCTAGCTCACTCGCTGCGGGTTCGTACCTGCTCGAAGTACGGCAGGGCAACGTAACCGCTGTGCGTCGCATCCAGAAGCAATAG
- a CDS encoding cupredoxin domain-containing protein: MDTAAIIVTVVGLILAGFVLWYFFFSPHQTASAVSSSSGVQEVDITVKGGYSPNVIEVERGKPVQLNFYRDEENSCSEELLMPDFSIRRDLPAFQTTLVELLPQQAGRFEFTCGMGMLRGAIVVK; this comes from the coding sequence ATGGATACGGCTGCTATCATCGTCACCGTTGTTGGGCTGATCCTGGCGGGGTTCGTGCTCTGGTACTTCTTCTTTTCACCCCACCAAACCGCCAGTGCGGTGTCGTCGTCCAGCGGCGTGCAGGAAGTAGACATTACCGTGAAAGGCGGCTACTCGCCCAATGTAATCGAGGTGGAGCGCGGCAAGCCCGTGCAGCTCAACTTTTACCGCGACGAGGAGAACAGCTGCTCCGAGGAATTGCTGATGCCCGACTTCAGCATCCGGCGCGACTTGCCCGCCTTCCAGACAACCCTGGTGGAGCTGTTGCCGCAGCAGGCCGGGCGCTTCGAGTTTACCTGCGGCATGGGCATGCTCCGCGGGGCCATCGTGGTGAAGTAG